One genomic region from Henningerozyma blattae CBS 6284 chromosome 2, complete genome encodes:
- the TBLA0B09210 gene encoding uncharacterized protein (similar to Saccharomyces cerevisiae SIP5 (YMR140W); ancestral locus Anc_2.389), whose product MGNLATKLDSNNNNSTSNSSNNNNNTSNSSNNNNNNNSSSPMAAYSNAFRHASKIQNSKLQRLNIHAHRNIHSIMSPEEAPPQDTVYYTPHTPRHKKSHSKRPSPPSTSSLPQSSPPNNNRKSRAGSSFIGQILNEDSQDSNNNTANGANGNPSRTPSSASIMSNGSSNFSFDTHNNYIPKTIKDQERLREAHTLQLLVKYNESVDGGYLAPYGNYSFDKLDYDIGVVKNLIITRRLAPFYTPLDEFDPQYSDSELLRTIDNLPLHSFIPETLEKFEGVPIGNLKVANFDYLIDKSLSKPEQQLMHYQIFKARLYQKKRQWQLAENYIFINEKRIKSKKKHGVQISHADKNLFSDDLKLTIYKNGQECPICFMYYPGPFNYSVCCKQPICTECFVQLKRAPPHFPHEQIDENGNDIGSIPEDQRDPNSLISEPTDCPYCATNNFRVSYIPPTNRRTGIGGIPPAIYKSPPHNEIEIQDITTTTSETSANSLNSNTAVSSNSITATSASVSNIDSLLEDELSSLITATETSSAAAMTAAALTTKTLSSTSLTSQNSMVHHREYFVSSDTIRPNWKENLAREKYKLARKSVNAAAIHLRNQLLESDRFSRNSSTSATLMEPSVDELEQHMIQEAIRQSLQD is encoded by the coding sequence ATGGGAAACTTGGCTACTAAAttagattcaaataataataatagcacTAGTAATAgcagtaataataataataacactaGTAATAgcagtaataataataataataacaattctTCTTCTCCTATGGCTGCATATTCAAATGCATTCCGTCATGCTtcaaaaatacaaaattcaaaattgcAAAGATTAAATATACATGCTCATAGAAACATCCATTCAATCATGTCCCCCGAAGAGGCTCCCCCTCAAGACACTGTATACTACACTCCACATACCCCTCGTCATAAAAAATCTCATTCAAAACGTCCTTCTCCGCCTTCTACTTCTTCTCTCCCGCAATCTTCTCCTCCTAATAACAATAGAAAGTCTAGAGCAGGAAGTTCCTTTATAGGCCAGATCTTGAACGAAGATTCACaagattctaataataatactgcTAATGGTGCTAATGGTAACCCTTCAAGGACTCCTTCTTCTGCTTCTATCATGTCTAATGGATCAAGTAATTTCAGTTTCGATACACATAACAATTATATCCCCAAGACCATTAAAGATCAAGAACGGCTAAGGGAGGCTCATACTTTACAATTGCTTgttaaatataatgaatcaGTAGATGGTGGATACCTTGCACCTTATGGCAACTattcatttgataaattggATTATGATATCGGAGTAGTGAAAAATCTTATCATTACTAGAAGACTAGCTCCCTTTTATACCCCATTAGATGAGTTTGATCCTCAATATTCAGATTCAGAACTTCTTAGAACCATCGATAATTTACCGTTACATTCTTTCATACCAGAGactttggaaaaatttgaGGGTGTCCCCATCGGTAACCTAAAAGTAGCCAATTTcgattatttaattgataaatcttTATCTAAGCcagaacaacaattaatgCATTACCAAATCTTCAAAGCTAGGTtatatcaaaagaaaagacAATGGCAATTGGctgaaaattatattttcattaatgaaaaaagaatcaaATCCAAGAAAAAGCACGGAGTACAAATATCTCATgctgataaaaatttattctcagatgatttgaaattaacCATTTATAAAAATGGTCAAGAATGTCCCATTTGTTTCATGTATTACCCGGGTCCTTTCAATTATTCTGTTTGTTGTAAACAACCAATTTGTACTGAATGTTTTgttcaattgaaaagagCCCCACCTCATTTCCCCCATGAACAAATCGATGAGAATGGTAATGATATCGGGAGTATCCCTGAAGATCAAAGAGATCCAAACTCTTTAATCTCAGAACCTACCGATTGCCCTTATTGTGcaacaaataatttcagAGTCTCTTATATCCCACCAACTAATCGTAGAACAGGGATAGGGGGTATTCCACCAGCAATTTATAAATCACCTCCTCATAATGAGATTGAAATTCAAGATATTACTACCACTACAAGTGAAACGAGTGCAAACAGTCTAAACAGTAACACTGCAGTAAGTTCAAATAGTATCACTGCAACAAGTGCAAGTGTTAGTAATATAGATAGTTTATTGGAGGATGAGCTTTCATCACTAATTACCGCAACAGAAACTTCCTCGGCAGCTGCGATGACAGCTGCTGCATTAACCACGAAAACTCTATCTTCAACTTCATTAACTTCTCAAAATTCAATGGTCCATCACAGAGAATATTTTGTCTCTTCAGATACAATTAGGCCAAATTGGAAAGAAAATTTGGCTcgtgaaaaatataaattagcAAGAAAGTCGGTAAACGCAGCAGCAATTCATTTACGTAATCAATTGTTAGAATCTGATCGTTTTTCAAGAAATAGTTCCACTTCAGCAACTTTAATGGAACCAAGTGTTGATGAACTAGAACAGCATATGATCCAAGAGGCAATTAGACAAAGTTTACAGGATTAA
- the TBLA0B09215 gene encoding GSK family serine/threonine-protein kinase (similar to Saccharomyces cerevisiae MRK1 (YDL079C) and RIM11 (YMR139W); ancestral locus Anc_2.391) has protein sequence MATLFHRLTHLPLPGFDPALPHSRHNPRARDLPRSSNRPRSVQSTRLSTEVYKNIIHDTEGQSADDDSGESTPLRITLQPSQRTVTCSSLQVVGHGSFGVVFSTTFIETDEHVAIKKILHHPCSTNRELALLRAIPKHPNIIALHGYYYERDTHNNSRSFLNLVLDHVPCSLARRLSVLRVTKHEMQELEARVYSYQLCQGLAHLHDTVHVVHRDIKPQNLLVDPRTWQLKIADLGSAKIINIGERNVPYICSRYYRAPELLLGSQRYCEKIDLWSAGCVIAEMHKLVPLFKGKDTMAQLTEIIKVLGVPTTSEIRSMVKCCEVNKFPKLRPLELHVVLKDVCMEDTLCMLKKMLSYDPDTRPTAKDVVQSEYFDILRDCSTVSKQRYRERIKALLLN, from the coding sequence atgGCCACTCTTTTCCATAGGCTCACTCATTTACCATTGCCAGGGTTTGATCCAGCCCTGCCGCATTCACGCCATAACCCACGAGCACGTGACCTCCCTCGAAGTAGCAACCGTCCTCGTTCAGTTCAGTCTACAAGGCTTAGTACAGAGGTATACAAGAATATAATACATGACACAGAGGGACAAAGTGCAGATGATGATAGTGGTGAGTCAACTCCGCTAAGAATCACTCTCCAGCCTTCACAACGTACTGTTACATGTTCTTCACTCCAGGTCGTAGGTCATGGTTCATTTGGTGTTGTATTTTCTACAACGTTTATTGAGACTGATGAACATGTAGCTATTAAGAAGATACTTCATCATCCTTGTTCCACAAACCGTGAATTGGCCTTGCTTAGGGCTATCCCGAAACATCCTAATATTATTGCATTGCATGGTTATTATTACGAACGTGACACTCATAATAATTCTCGTTCCTTTCTCAATTTGGTCCTGGATCATGTACCGTGCTCCTTGGCAAGGCGGTTGAGTGTCTTGCGTGTTACAAAACATGAAATGCAAGAATTAGAAGCACGTGTTTACTCGTATCAGTTGTGTCAAGGGTTGGCTCATTTGCATGATACTGTACATGTTGTTCACCGAGATATTAAACCACAAAATTTGCTTGTGGATCCAAGAACTTGGCAGTTGAAGATTGCTGATTTGGGTAGTGCCAAGATCATTAACATTGGTGAGCGTAATGTCCCATATATTTGTTCACGGTACTATCGTGCACCCGAGTTGCTCTTGGGGTCTCAACGGTACTGTGAGAAAATTGATCTTTGGTCTGCAGGGTGTGTTATTGCAGAGATGCACAAGCTGGTTCCCTTGTTTAAAGGTAAAGATACGATGGCGCAATTGACAGAGATTATCAAAGTTTTAGGAGTTCCGACTACATCTGAGATTCGGTCAATGGTCAAATGCTGTGAGGTGAATAAGTTCCCCAAATTAAGACCATTAGAATTGCACGTAGTGTTGAAGGATGTTTGTATGGAAGATACGTTGTGcatgttgaaaaaaatgttgTCTTATGATCCCGATACAAGACCAACTGCTAAAGATGTCGTTCAAAGTGAATACTTTGATATTCTAAGAGATTGTTCTACTGTCTCCAAGCAAAGATATAGAGAAAGAATTAAGGCACTCTTATTGAACTAA
- the MDH3 gene encoding malate dehydrogenase MDH3 (similar to Saccharomyces cerevisiae MDH3 (YDL078C); ancestral locus Anc_2.392), which translates to MKVSVLGACGGIGQPLSLLLKNNEYIDELALYDIRLSQGVATDLSHINTNCRVQGYGKDQLSKALEGCDVVVIVAGIPRKPGMKRDDLFSINAGIVKGLVLEVGRYCPESRVLIVSNPINSTVPIAVETLKSIGKYQPGKVMGVTMLDLLRAETFLMEYARSKADGWQIEDVKELKNQLCVIGGHSDKTMVPVLLNKYYQRRVFNNDLEEYKGYIKRIKFGGEEVVKAKEGSGSATLSMALAGYNFIEIILENIKIARRSSQSNVSSCFVYLNGITNGAEAQELIRKYTGLKVEYFALPVELMNGTVKGINLHVLKEILETGSSYTLGLLKESVVQVNKDVIKGKQFGLQSKL; encoded by the coding sequence ATGAAAGTAAGTGTATTAGGAGCGTGCGGTGGTATTGGCCAACCATTATCACTACTATTAAAAAACAATGAGTATATAGATGAATTAGCGTTATATGATATTCGTCTATCGCAAGGTGTAGCCACTGATCTTTCGCatattaatacaaattGTCGAGTTCAAGGGTATGGCAAGGATCAGTTGTCTAAGGCATTAGAGGGGTGTGATGTTGTTGTCATTGTTGCTGGTATCCCAAGGAAACCCGGTATGAAAAGAGACGATCTTTTCAGTATTAATGCAGGTATTGTTAAAGGGTTGGTCTTGGAAGTTGGAAGGTATTGCCCCGAGAGTAGAGTATTGATTGTTTCTAATCCTATCAATAGTACTGTCCCAATTGCAGTAGAGACGTTAAAATCGATTGGCAAGTATCAACCTGGTAAAGTTATGGGTGTTACCATGCTTGATCTGTTGAGAGCAGAAACGTTTCTGATGGAATACGCTAGGAGCAAAGCAGATGGCTGGCAGATTGAAGATGtcaaagaattgaaaaaccAATTATGTGTCATTGGTGGTCATTCCGATAAGACAATGGTCCCAGTGTTATTAAACAAGTATTATCAAAGAAGGGTTTTTAACAATGATCTAGAAGAGTACAAGGGGTATATCAAGCGTATCAAGTTTGGCGGTGAAGAAGTAGTCAAGGCCAAAGAGGGCAGTGGGTCTGCTACGTTATCAATGGCGTTGGCGGGATACAATTTCATCGAAATTATCTTAGAAAATATCAAGATTGCAAGAAGATCCTCTCAATCGAACGTAAGTAGTTGTTTTGTATATTTGAATGGTATCACCAATGGGGCTGAAGCACAAGAATTGATACGCAAATATACTGGTTTGAAAGTGGAATATTTCGCCTTGCCAGTGGAATTAATGAACGGCACAGTCAAGGGGATCAATTTACATGTATTGAAAGAGATTCTGGAAACAGGGAGTTCCTACACTTTGGGTCTATTGAAAGAATCTGTCGTTCAAGTGAATAAGGATGTCATCAAGGGGAAACAGTTTGGCTTACAAAGCAAGTTATGA
- the CIN4 gene encoding Arf family GTPase CIN4 (similar to Saccharomyces cerevisiae CIN4 (YMR138W); ancestral locus Anc_2.393), translated as MGLLTIIKKQKRKDHELRVLIIGLDNSGKSTLINSLLPEECKSQESIIPTIGFMIHHMSYGSKVLDIWDIGGQRSLRPFWENYFSKTDVIIWCVDSKARDRVEESQKEWMKFVERDCGYVGRDVKVIVVINKVDLVDEIELKEMINIVRKRLGC; from the coding sequence ATGGGTTTATTAACGAtcattaaaaaacaaaaacgTAAGGACCATGAATTGAGAGTGTTAATTATTGGATTAGATAATTCTGGGAAATCtacattaattaattctttattaccTGAAGAATGCAAGAGTCAAGAGTCTATTATTCCCACAATTGGCTTTATGATCCATCACATGAGCTATGGAAGTAAAGTATTGGATATTTGGGATATTGGAGGACAAAGAAGTTTAAGACCATTTTGGGAGAATTATTTCAGTAAGACAGATGTTATAATATGGTGTGTTGATAGTAAAGCTAGAGATCGAGTTGAAGAGAGTCAAAAAGAATGGATGAAATTTGTGGAAAGAGATTGTGGATATGTAGGTCGTGATGTGAAAGTGATTGTCGTTATCAACAAAGTTGATTTGGTTGATGAAATCGAATTGAAAGAGATGATTAATATTGTGAGAAAAAGATTGGGGTGTTGA
- the TBLA0B09240 gene encoding uncharacterized protein (similar to Saccharomyces cerevisiae GAT2 (YMR136W); ancestral locus Anc_2.395) codes for MQTYTNNANNSFNKLGSSQSVISKNGSILSYTQNNDYNSHAPPSANLDPSDNSRRLSDNTQLLISAASIVSQEKTIIAPPNSANNSLTEENQNTMHPQLNTSSLSNAICNQMPSLDSSRFVPSIVPGIASTPYPQTQQQQYSVKGNSIYQLPTINYGHSDNSPLHRTQLVPPHYTISTSKSNNIPRQPSLNENNNSPTSALPTAVPILNNAENSRYTTPTSNPTSSSDSNSNSIIPLYKGKEFIFTNTTPNNITSTNYQSSYKTCGKIKTKLKNEGSVSSIESLPNASNNLTPTDEKNPKISIGVLSPKSIQNNTDQSGAGERNDSIQDSNNNSFNTSLNSNIKMNDLISINDIEESIELIKNLNSVIPPVGSLVKPIRDNSPIEPVVIDYSVIIDSGTRNRNKDLNKLINDVNEGYLKAETLCKYNTTEFVSVKLCEVVQLKEEFLLMLETYNVKEDDSHNKILDLFVGLDNETYKKLFEIIEYVNTAFSISVALKYRLEELGYDLNKNSNLNQNSLKDNCAINSGSLKVHNLLNHSTNTSTNIEKLNDKQYSQTSYESPKGSVSEEPHCVMNNATNSFTNLPANPISQQTSNTSISSNSASVVEISNKVTPTTSTNPNMESDKPSSVQNIKNDRSLPNPALLECVGTKRSNSITLSQLSRSGKRSISKNSILGQSENLFQNGKYVTRDPKSTQVSNINSIINKDEKDNGLNLLSNNLPSDIQQPTPIPPQLPQYQRIVQQQQPQPPQPHPQPHPQPSQQQKQLYFQGQPQHPSQVQYPPPMYHQTQHIPQNMYAQSRLHVVQQPQPQLPQQLPVHPHPHLNMQGQNQHLFQGTSRLSFQGQPQSQFNTQHHIHQNPLPLQQNQIMYPNQLISSNIQHGSIQDPNLSQSQIQFQVQQFNQQGIPFQNGSIPRVIPKNIRNIEHLLQNQNTNVNITNDLKKQLTLKNKSKNKVLKPPRKKSTSLKKDSNEKIGPKKEEKPLFFAVPFATVQKTETHNTIDITRLICSSFIINSYKTKEDGSIINFFPTRLFDGEKDFGTPNNAYPSDTYLQRVKSGIAKTVELPSSFQGFRTGKIDHLLNNEKEDDPPSAYERPKPPLKLPHKGEFEKATEPSLPIYLSYRNNVSSANSLMSNLVSSNNNAGTNNNSNTNINTNCTSGSPTESELSLNKMNSKSATKRRRGSNNGNNVCLHCGDTSTPEWRRGPYGDGTLCNACGLFYRKIVRRFSAIGANLLMWLRKDRVPSDRRVPLFIEIPGHLISRLCEDSNIDCNFYGIQPPE; via the coding sequence atgcAAACATACACTAACAACGCAAATAATagctttaataaattaggTTCCTCTCAGTCAGTAATTAGTAAAAACGGCTCTATTTTATCATATACGCAAAATAACGATTATAATAGTCACGCACCCCCTTCGGCTAATCTAGACCCTTCAGATAACTCTAGAAGACTCTCAGACAATACAcaacttttaatttcagCAGCAAGTATAGTATCTCAAGAAAAGACTATAATAGCACCACCAAATTCtgcaaataattctttaacagaagaaaatcaaaatacaATGCATCCACAATTAAACACCTCCTCTCTTTCTAACGCAATTTGTAATCAAATGCCTTCTTTAGATTCTTCAAGATTTGTACCTTCTATTGTTCCTGGAATAGCATCCACGCCATATCCTCAAAcacaacaacagcaataTAGTGTAAAAGGTAATAGCATATATCAGCTTCCAACTATAAATTATGGCCATTCGGATAATAGCCCGCTTCATAGAACTCAATTAGTACCTCCACATTATACAATATCAACCAGTAagagtaataatattccacGACAACCTTCATTAAACGAAAACAACAATAGCCCAACTAGTGCATTACCTACTGCTGTTCCAATACTCAATAATGCTGAGAACAGTAGATATACAACTCCAACATCAAACCCAACCTCAAGCTctgattcaaattcaaattctatAATACCTCTTTATAAAGGTAAAGAATTCATATTCACTAATACAACCCCAAATAACATCACCTCTACAAATTACCAATCTTCTTATAAAACCTGtggtaaaataaaaacaaaattaaaaaatgaaggTTCGGTATCTTCCATAGAATCCCTACCAAATGCTTCTAATAATCTTACCCCAACAGATGAAAAGAACCCTAAAATCTCAATTGGTGTTTTATCTCCAAAATcaatacaaaataatacGGACCAAAGTGGTGCTGGTGAAAGGAATGACAGCATTCaagattcaaataataatagttttaaCACTAGTTTAAATAGTAACATCAAGATGAATGATTTGATCAGtataaatgatattgaagaaagcattgaattaattaaaaatttaaattcagtTATACCGCCTGTCGGAAGTCTAGTAAAACCAATTAGAGATAACTCCCCTATCGAACCTGTTGTGATTGATTATTCAGTTATTATTGATTCAGGTAcaagaaatagaaataaagatttaaacAAACTAATTAATGATGTTAATGAAGGCTACCTAAAAGCTGAAACTTTATGCAAATATAATACTACAGAATTTGTTTCAGTCAAACTATGTGAAGTAGTTCAATTAAAGGAAGAATTTCTTCTGATGTTAGAAACATATAATGTAAAAGAAGATGATAGtcataataaaatattagatcTTTTTGTTGGATTAGATAATGAAacttataaaaaattatttgaaattattgaatatgTTAATACAGCTTTTAGTATATCGGTCGcattaaaatatagattagaagaattgggatatgatttaaataaaaattctaatctaaatcaaaataGCTTAAAAGATAATTGTGCTATTAATTCTGGTTCATTAAAAGTTcacaatttattaaatcattcTACAAACACAAGCACTAACATTgagaaattaaatgataaacaATATAGTCAAACATCATACGAATCCCCAAAGGGATCTGTAAGTGAAGAGCCTCATTGTGTAATGAACAATGCTACTAATTCTTTTACCAATCTACCTGCCAACCCAATTTCTCAACAAACAAGTAATACATCCATAAGTTCGAATTCTGCAAGTGTAGtagaaatttcaaataaagtTACACCTACTACATCCACAAATCCAAATATGGAATCGGATAAACCCTCAAGTGTTcagaatattaaaaatgatagaAGTTTGCCCAACCCAGCATTGTTAGAATGTGTAGGAACAAAAAGAAGTAATAGTATTACACTTTCGCAATTAAGTCGTTCAGGTAAAAGATCAATTTCTAAAAACAGTATACTAGGTCAAtctgaaaatttatttcaaaatggCAAATATGTTACAAGAGATCCTAAATCCACTCAAGTTTCtaatataaattcaataattaataagGATGAAAAAGATAACGGCTTAAATTTGTTGTCAAATAACTTACCATCAGATATACAGCAACCTACTCCTATCCCTCCCCAGCTTCCACAATATCAACGAATTGtacaacagcaacaaccGCAACCACCACAACCACATCCACAACCACATCCACAACCATCACAGCAACAAAAGCAACTTTATTTCCAAGGTCAGCCTCAGCATCCCTCTCAAGTTCAATATCCTCCTCCAATGTATCATCAGACACAACATATTCCACAGAATATGTACGCACAATCTAGACTGCATGTTGTACAACAACCGCAACCACAGCTACCACAGCAATTACCAGTTCATCCACATCCACATCTAAATATGCAAGGGCAAAATCAACATTTATTTCAAGGTACATCAAGATTGAGTTTCCAAGGCCAACCTCAATCTCAATTTAACACTCAACACCATATTCATCAAAATCCATTGCCATTAcaacaaaatcaaatcatGTATCCAAACCAActtatttcttcaaatattcaGCATGGTTCAATTCAAGACCCAAATTTATCTCAATCACAAATCCAATTTCAAGTACAACAGTTTAATCAGCAAGGCATTCCTTTCCAGAATGGATCAATTCCAAGAGTTATTCCTAAAAATATTAGGAATATTGAAcatttattacaaaatcaaaatactaatgttaatattactaatgatttgaaaaaacaacttactttgaaaaataaatctaaaaataaagttttaaaacCACCTAGAAAGAAGTCAACTTCTTTAAAGAAAGATTcgaatgaaaaaattggtccaaaaaaagaagaaaagcCCTTATTTTTTGCTGTACCCTTTGCTACAGTGCAAAAAACAGAAACACATAATACTATTGATATTACTAGATTGATTTGCTCaagttttattatcaatagtTACAAGACTAAGGAAGATggtagtattattaattttttcccTACGAGATTATTTGATGGTGAAAAAGATTTTGGTACACCAAACAATGCTTATCCATCTGACACATATTTACAAAGAGTTAAAAGCGGTATTGCAAAAACTGTTGAATTACCATCCAGTTTTCAAGGATTCCGTACTGGTAAGATTgatcatttattaaataatgaaaaagaagatgatCCACCATCAGCATACGAAAGACCAAAGCCACCTTTGAAATTACCACATAAAggagaatttgaaaaagctACTGAGCCAAGTTTAccaatatatttatcataTAGAAATAATGTTTCATCTGCTAATTCATTGATGTCAAATTTGGTCAGcagcaataataatgctggtactaataataatagtaatacaaatataaatacgAATTGTACTAGTGGAAGCCCTACTGAAAGTGAACTAAGtttgaataaaatgaaTTCAAAATCTGCTACCAAGAGAAGAAGAGGATcaaataatggtaataatgtTTGCTTGCATTGTGGTGATACATCCACACCAGAATGGAGACGTGGACCCTATGGTGATGGTACTTTATGTAACGCATGTGGGTTATTTTACAGAAAGATTGTTAGAAGATTTAGTGCAATTGGTGCCAATCTTTTAATGTGGTTAAGAAAAGACCGAGTTCCAAGCGATCGTCGAGTtccattatttattgaaattccAGGACATTTGATTTCAAGACTTTGTGAAGATTCAAATATCGATTGTAATTTCTATGGTATTCAACCTCCAGAATAA
- the RRB1 gene encoding ribosome biosynthesis protein RRB1 (similar to Saccharomyces cerevisiae RRB1 (YMR131C); ancestral locus Anc_2.401) yields the protein MSKRSHNSEDEDRNVSSRTNLNNLPINSKAKVIVEDIDNDQINEFEDQYSDEFESDGEIMEIDDEDDEEEDENLNEEEFNLKTKEKAENIIAKDEASKDISNATGNNLYLPNISRPLGPDEVLEPDMSVYEMLHNVNLSWPCMSLDIIPDSLGNERRNYPQSILLTTATQASKKKDNELMILQLSQLTKTLLKEDDDDNDDEDDEDDEDRESDPILEDANVALRDTTNRLKVTPFATNNNQEILTATMSENGEVYIFDIINQVKSFQIPGYQVSKQSKRPIHTIRSHGNVEGFGLDWSPLIKSGALLTGDCSGEIFLTSRHTSKWITEKQSFSVGNNKSIEDIQWSKTEQTVFATAGCDGYIRIWDTRSKKHKPAISTRASNVDVNVISWNEKMEYLLASGDDKGVWGVWDLRQFSPSQENASPVAQYDFHKGAITSISFNPLDESTVAVASEDNTVTLWDLSVEADDEEIKQQTHETKELEQIPPQLLFVHWQKEVKDVKWHRQIPGCLVSTGTDGLNVWKTISV from the coding sequence ATGTCTAAGAGATCTCACAATAGCGAGGATGAAGATAGAAACGTCTCATCGAGaactaatttaaataatttaccaaTCAATAGCAAAGCTAAAGTTATTGTTGAAGATATCGATAATGATCAAATCAATGAGTTTGAAGATCAATACAgtgatgaatttgaaagtGATGGGGAAATTATGGAAATAGacgatgaagatgatgaagaagaagatgaaaatttgaatgaagaagaatttaatcttaaaacaaaagaaaaagctGAAAACATCATTGCTAAAGATGAAGCTTCCAAGGATATCAGTAATGCTACTGGTAACAACTTATATTTACCAAACATTTCTCGTCCTTTAGGTCCCGATGAGGTGTTGGAACCAGATATGTCTGTTTATGAAATGCTACATAATGTGAATTTGTCATGGCCTTGTATGTCCTTAGATATTATTCCAGATTCATTGGGGAATGAACGTAGAAATTATCCAcaatcaatattattgacTACTGCTACTCAAGCCTCCAAGAAGAaagataatgaattgaTGATTTTACAATTATCTCAATTGACAAAGACTTTGTTGAAAGAGGATGACGATGATAATGACGacgaagatgatgaagatgacgAAGATAGAGAATCGGATCCTATCTTGGAAGATGCAAACGTTGCATTAAGAGATACTACAAATAGATTAAAAGTCACTCCCTTTGCTACTAACAATAatcaagaaatattaaCCGCTACCATGAGTGAAAATGGTGAAGTTTATAtctttgatattattaatcaagTGAAGTCATTCCAAATACCAGGCTATCAGGTTTCCAAACAATCCAAGAGACCAATACATACTATCAGAAGTCATGGTAATGTGGAAGGGTTTGGTCTTGATTGGTCACCACTTATCAAGAGTGGTGCTCTATTGACCGGTGACTGTTCAGGCGAAATCTTTTTAACTTCAAGACATACTTCCAAATGGATCACTGAAAAGCAAAGCTTTAGTgttggtaataataagtcTATCGAAGATATTCAATGGTCTAAGACAGAACAAACTGTCTTTGCCACTGCTGGATGTGATGGGTATATTAGAATCTGGGATACAAGATCTAAGAAACATAAGCCGGCTATTTCCACTAGAGCTTCAAACGTCGATGTTAATGTCATTAGTTGGAATGAAAAAATGGAATATCTGTTGGCAAGTGGTGATGATAAAGGTGTCTGGGGTGTCTGGGATCTAAGACAGTTCTCCCCATCCCAGGAAAATGCCTCCCCAGTGGCTCAATACGACTTCCATAAAGGTGCTATCACATCGATTAGCTTCAACCCCTTGGACGAATCTACTGTGGCTGTGGCCTCCGAAGATAACACCGTCACTTTGTGGGATCTTTCTGTGGAAGccgatgatgaagaaattaaacaaCAGACTCATGAAACTAAAGAATTAGAACAAATCCCTCcacaattattatttgtccACTGGCAAAAGGAAGTTAAGGACGTAAAATGGCATAGACAGATCCCAGGGTGCCTGGTATCGACTGGTACTGATGGGTTGAATGTTTGGAAAACAATCAGTGTTTAA